One Xyrauchen texanus isolate HMW12.3.18 chromosome 2, RBS_HiC_50CHRs, whole genome shotgun sequence genomic window carries:
- the LOC127659481 gene encoding N-alpha-acetyltransferase 40-like codes for MDAVCAKVDAANKLEDPLAAFPVFKKYDRNGLNLEIECKRVSAISQDTAEWAYDLTRVNMQTLYEQSEWGWKEREKREEMKDERAWYLLARDADSTPLAFSHFRFDVECGDEVLYCYEVQLESKVRRKGLGKFLIQILQLIANSTQMKKVMLTVFKHNHGAYQFFREALQFEIDETSPSVSGCCGDDCSYEILSRRTKYGEVSGHAHGGGHCGGCCH; via the exons ATGGATGCAGTGTGTGCCAAGGTGGATGCAGCTAATAAG CTTGAAGATCCTCTGGCTGCCTTTCCAGTGTtcaaaaagtatgacagaaatgg GTTAAACCTGGAGATTGAGTGTAAACGGGTATCTGCAATCAGTCAAGACACAGCGGAATGGGCCTATGATTTGACTAGAGTCAACATGCAGACGCT ATATGAACAGAGTGAATGGGgatggaaggagagagagaagagggaggAGATGAAGGATGAGAGGGCGTGGTATCTCCTGGCCCGAGATGCTGACTCTACACCTTTAGCGTTTTCACACTTTCGATTTGATGTAGAGTGTGGCGATGAGGTTTTATATTG TTATGAAGTTCAACTGGAGAGTAAAGTCAGACGGAAAGGCCTGGGGAAATTCCTCATCCAAATCCTTCAACTTATCGCCAACAG CACACAAATGAAAAAGGTCATGCTGACAGTATTTAAACACAATCATGGGGCTTACCAGTTCTTCAGGGAGGCTTTACA GTTTGAGATTGACGAAACTTCACCCAGCGTGTCTGGTTGCTGTGGAGATGACTGCTCCTATGAGATTCTGAGCCGAAGAACAAAGTACGGCGAGGTCTCGGGGCATGCACATGGTGGCGGCCACTGTGGAGGCTGCTGCCATTAA
- the LOC127658720 gene encoding galactosylgalactosylxylosylprotein 3-beta-glucuronosyltransferase 3-like → MRLRLKLKTVFVLYFMVSLLGLIYALMQLGQRCDCRDHVISRDQQISQLRGELQKLQDHIKTSELAKDTKKTNVPIIYVITPTYARLVQKAELTRLSHTFLHVPQLHWILVEDAPQPTPLVTDFLASSGLTYTHLHKLTPKDRKLQEGDPSWLKPRGAEQRNEGLSWLREMGAAAEGKEAAALEDAVIYFADDDNTYSLQLFEEIRYTHRVSVWPVGLVGGMKFESPVVEDGKVVRFHTGWRPNRPFPIDMAGFAVSLRLVLANPKACFDGDAQMGFLESSFLQHLVTVEELEPKADLCTKVLVWHTRTEKPKMKREDALQKQGLGSDPDVEV, encoded by the exons ATGAGGCTGAGATTGAAGCTCAAGACTGTGTTCGTGCTCTACTTCATGGTGTCACTACTCGGACTAATCTATGCGCTGATGCAGTTGG GTCAGCGCTGTGACTGTAGAGATCATGTCATATCTAGAGATCAACAAATCTCTCAGCTGAGAGGGGAGCTGCAGAAGCTGCAGGACCACATTAAAACATCAGAACTGGCAAAAGACACCAAGAAGACTAATGTGCCTATTATTTATGTGATAACACCCACATATGCAAG GCTGGTGCAGAAGGCAGAGCTCACTCGTTTGTCTCACACCTTCCTCCATGTTCCTCAGCTCCACTGGATCTTGGTGGAGGATGCTCCCCAGCCAACTCCGCTCGTCACAGATTTCCTGGCTTCATCTGGCTTGACATACACCCATCTCCACAAGCTGACCCCCAAAGACAGGAAGTTGCAGGAGGGTGATCCTAGCTGGTTGAAGCCCCGAGGTGCTGAGCAGAGGAACGAGGGTCTGAGCTGGCTCAGGGAGATGGGGGCAGCCGCCGAGGGGAAGGAAGCGGCCGCCCTTGAGGATGCTGTGATATATTTTGCTGATGATGACAACACGTACAGCTTGCAGCTCTTTGAAGAG ATACGATACACACACCGTGTCTCCGTGTGGCCCGTGGGTCTGGTGGGAGGGATGAAGTTTGAGAGTCCTGTGGTGGAGGACGGGAAAGTTGTACGTTTCCACACTGGCTGGCGCCCCAATCGCCCTTTCCCCATCGACATGGCTGGTTTTGCAGTGTCCCTGAGGCTGGTTCTGGCCAATCCCAAAGCCTGCTTTGATGGTGATGCTCAGATGGGCTTTCTGGAAAGCAGCTTTCTTCAGCACCTGGTTACTGTGGAGGAGCTGGAACCTAAGGCAGACCTGTGCACCAAG GTACTTGTGTGGCACACCCGAACTGAGAAGCCAAAGATGAAGAGGGAAGATGCACTACAGAAGCAAGGGTTGGGTTCAGATCCCGATGTGGAGGTGTGA